CGGTGTCCGACATGCCGGTCGACCGCGCACCACCGGAGGACTCGGAGAGGTACGCCGCCGGCTGCGGCCCGGTGCTCTGACGGGGATCGGGTGGTACGGAGTCGGTGCCGGGCCATGCGGAGGCGGAGGCGCCGTCCCGCGCGGACTGCGGGAAGCCGGTACTCGGTTCCGGAGTGTCCGAGAGCCCCGCCCGCACCCCCGGCGCGGGCTTGAGCGGCCCTGCTGGGCCGAACCCCGGTGGCAGTGGCCCCAGTTGGTCGAAGATCTCGATCAGCTCGTCGTCGGGGCCCGGCTCCGGCAGAAGCTCCGCGGCCGCGGCGAGCGCCTTGCGCGCCCCGGTGGCGGTGCGGAACCGCGCCTGCGGATCCGGCTGCACCAGCGTCGCCACGACCTGCCACAGCGGCTCGGGAATGCCCTTGGGCGCACTCGGGGTGCCATGCGCCGCGAAGTACTGGACGAGAGCCTTGGCGTCCGGCTTGGCGCCCTCCAGGAGATACAGCGCGACCAGGCCGACGGCGAACAGATCGGCGGGAAAGTCCGGCTCCGAGCCCATCATCTGCTCGGGCGAGATGTAACCCGGCGTCCCCACCACGAGGTTGGTCTCCGTCAGCCGCGGCTCGCCCAGCCGCATCGCGATGCCGAAGTCGGACAGCCGCAGCCGGGGCCGAGCGGTGCCGGTGGCCTCCAGCAGCACGTTGGCGGGCTTGATGTCCCGGTGCACCACACCCTCCGCGTGCACCGCCGCCAGCCCCGACAGGAGTTGGTCGAGGAGCGTGCACACGAAGGGCGGTGGCAGGGGACCGTAGTCCCCGATCAGATGGGCCAGCGAACCTCCGCCGACCAGATCCATGGTGAACAGGACCTTGTCGTCGTCGGCGGCCCAGCTGGCGGGCGCGAGCACATGGGGGTGGTCGATCCGCAGCGCCTGTTCGCGGACGAAGCGCAGCAGCGAGTGCGCGTCGCTCTGCTGCAGCACCTTGGCGGCGACATACCGACGGCGGCGGTGGTCCCAGGCGCGCCATACGGCGCCGACACCTCCGCGCCCGATCGGATCGACGAGTTCGTACCGGCCGGCGAAGACCTCACCCATGGCAGTGCGTCGCTCCTCCCCCTGCGGTCTCCCCCCTTGCCTCCCCCTCCACGAGCGATACGACTCCCGCCGCACCGCTCCAGGATGAGTGACACCCCTCGCACCGCTCCCCGGCGAGCGACACGGCCCGTCTCCCGGCCGGTGAGTGACACGCCCCCACGTGTCCCTCCCCGGATGAGTGACGACTCCCGTGCCCTCTCCAGCGGCACGACTCCCCCGTGCCTCCTCGGCCGTCGTCCCGGCTGCCGAACCCCCTTCGGTGACCGGGCCGCGGAGTCAGCTCTGGTGGGACTGGTAGTGCGCGACCGCGTCGGAGGTGCGGCCCGCGCCGTAGACCCGGAGGAACTCTGCCAGTTCCGGATGGGTCGGGGCGAGGGTGTCCGCCGCCTCGATGATGTCCCCCGCGGCCGCGACCGACCGGAGCAGTGACTGGATCTCACGGACGACCCGCTTGACCGTCGGCGCTCCCGAACTGCTGGTCGTGGTCGTGGCGTTGCTGAGCACCGAGCCCCCTTGCGACTTCTTGATCTCGTCCATCCGCTCGGTCGCCTCGGCCGCGCTGACGCTGCCGTCCGCGACCTGCCTCGCCAGATCCTGCAGCAACTGCACCCGCTGGACCACGGCCGGATTGCCGATCTTCGCCCGCTGACCGCTCATCAGCTGCGACAGCATC
Above is a window of Streptomyces sp. NBC_00490 DNA encoding:
- a CDS encoding helix-turn-helix domain-containing protein, producing MDAAQQEATARARELQRNWYGEPLGALFRKLIDDLGLNQARLAGVLGLSAPMLSQLMSGQRAKIGNPAVVQRVQLLQDLARQVADGSVSAAEATERMDEIKKSQGGSVLSNATTTTSSSGAPTVKRVVREIQSLLRSVAAAGDIIEAADTLAPTHPELAEFLRVYGAGRTSDAVAHYQSHQS
- a CDS encoding protein kinase domain-containing protein yields the protein MGEVFAGRYELVDPIGRGGVGAVWRAWDHRRRRYVAAKVLQQSDAHSLLRFVREQALRIDHPHVLAPASWAADDDKVLFTMDLVGGGSLAHLIGDYGPLPPPFVCTLLDQLLSGLAAVHAEGVVHRDIKPANVLLEATGTARPRLRLSDFGIAMRLGEPRLTETNLVVGTPGYISPEQMMGSEPDFPADLFAVGLVALYLLEGAKPDAKALVQYFAAHGTPSAPKGIPEPLWQVVATLVQPDPQARFRTATGARKALAAAAELLPEPGPDDELIEIFDQLGPLPPGFGPAGPLKPAPGVRAGLSDTPEPSTGFPQSARDGASASAWPGTDSVPPDPRQSTGPQPAAYLSESSGGARSTGMSDTGSFPLPPPQATGSSPQVRPPDGQTPPQTQQGAQQQPSHVSPDDATHVLPSPRPQAPPYPTRPLASPPLHRADASTASYTAQVPQVPPPAQETSRHRAGRGARRARRRPGLPAKVVVPMLLLALACYAVGFWALTRI